A stretch of the Filimonas lacunae genome encodes the following:
- a CDS encoding c-type cytochrome, translating to MKLSILKSSVLLLAVSCIAFAFTVADNWPVPDKAAKTPNPVKATPESIAEGKVLWSKHCQSCHGKAGEGDGSKAAQLKTLPPSFAKAAFQQQSDGAIFYKTSEGRDDMPSFKKKLPEQEDVWNLVNYMRTFKK from the coding sequence ATGAAACTCAGCATTTTAAAAAGCAGCGTCTTATTACTGGCTGTTAGTTGTATAGCTTTTGCTTTTACCGTTGCCGATAACTGGCCGGTACCCGATAAAGCAGCTAAAACACCTAACCCTGTAAAAGCTACCCCCGAATCTATTGCAGAAGGTAAAGTGTTATGGAGCAAGCATTGCCAGTCATGCCACGGTAAAGCGGGCGAGGGCGATGGTTCTAAAGCCGCTCAGCTGAAAACATTGCCCCCTTCTTTTGCCAAAGCCGCTTTTCAGCAGCAAAGCGATGGGGCCATCTTCTACAAAACATCTGAAGGGCGAGATGATATGCCCTCTTTTAAAAAGAAACTTCCTGAGCAGGAAGATGTTTGGAATCTGGTCAACTACATGCGCACATTTAAAAAATAG
- a CDS encoding sensor histidine kinase, whose product MKRTLLLLCLLVLYLTACKQKPAGREASAPVVAGINETTAILNRLIDQESRIGADSMSRQLIALEPHVKDTVSKAYYLYLKGNRYLRNKDADSADLCYRAMLDSTGIDTVRNLDVFLLQHSGLLRASMDTVIDDHTFERLRPLIKLAEKYKYPNLWRLYNLGAETYFRYGDSVMPEIYTRMAIAQYPRKNDLFQQSVFMEQLSRSYEKKKDHTTAFLYEDSAMYYARQLNDKRRLASVYSALGVLHINTGDTAVGHVYLDSSFALKRELNEITYNDWLNMGMEAIEKHTPAKAIPLLKEALAIAKKQKNQDMLNRAYGTIYEALWQMGDYKNAIRYMDSSSIAAMRAMYQQQYKQVAKMEAINNLKEEQLKTIALNKENENKAIQLRQQRWLIIILAALLLLAVGVGYLLVERRRLRNKKRNIELEQQLLRSQMEPHFIFNTLSVLQSFIRNNEPEKATKYLNQFARLLRINLENSRENLVALKEEVEALENYLSLQAMRFEGVFEYRVHAFEGYEEEEIYIPPMLLQPFVENAIQHGMRNLAYKGHIEVNIRLKGQALYCTIEDNGAGLQQHEKQVAKKSLSGIITQERLAILSRQTHQPATLVITDRQQQGQKGLKVEMVIPVRRRSV is encoded by the coding sequence ATGAAAAGAACGTTACTATTGCTGTGCCTGCTGGTGTTGTATCTTACTGCATGTAAGCAAAAGCCGGCAGGGCGGGAAGCTTCTGCGCCTGTTGTAGCAGGAATTAACGAAACCACTGCTATACTAAACCGTTTGATAGACCAGGAATCCCGCATAGGAGCCGACTCTATGAGCAGGCAGCTGATCGCCCTGGAACCACATGTAAAAGACACTGTAAGCAAGGCTTACTATCTGTATTTAAAGGGTAACCGTTACCTGCGTAACAAAGATGCCGATTCGGCCGATCTCTGCTACAGGGCCATGCTGGATAGTACGGGTATTGATACCGTTCGCAACCTGGATGTGTTTCTGCTGCAACATAGCGGTTTGTTACGCGCCAGTATGGACACGGTGATAGATGATCATACTTTTGAACGGTTACGCCCATTAATAAAGCTGGCCGAAAAATATAAGTATCCCAACCTGTGGCGATTGTATAACCTGGGGGCCGAAACCTATTTCCGGTATGGGGATAGTGTAATGCCGGAAATATATACCCGCATGGCTATTGCGCAGTATCCGCGGAAGAACGACCTGTTTCAGCAGTCAGTATTTATGGAGCAACTGTCGCGCTCGTATGAAAAAAAGAAAGATCATACAACTGCCTTTTTATATGAAGACAGCGCCATGTATTATGCCCGCCAGCTGAACGATAAAAGAAGGTTGGCCAGCGTGTATTCTGCCTTAGGCGTTTTACATATCAACACCGGTGATACGGCCGTTGGACATGTGTATCTGGATTCTTCTTTTGCCTTGAAAAGAGAGCTGAATGAAATCACCTACAACGACTGGCTGAACATGGGGATGGAAGCTATAGAGAAGCATACCCCAGCCAAAGCCATTCCTTTATTAAAAGAAGCACTGGCCATAGCTAAAAAGCAAAAGAACCAGGATATGTTAAACCGCGCTTATGGTACTATTTACGAAGCGCTGTGGCAGATGGGCGATTATAAAAATGCCATCCGTTATATGGATTCTTCTTCTATTGCCGCCATGCGTGCCATGTATCAGCAGCAATACAAGCAGGTGGCAAAAATGGAAGCTATTAACAACCTGAAAGAGGAGCAGCTGAAAACCATAGCGCTGAATAAAGAAAATGAAAACAAGGCTATTCAATTGCGTCAGCAACGCTGGTTAATTATTATACTGGCAGCCCTGCTGTTACTGGCTGTGGGAGTAGGGTATTTGTTGGTAGAGCGTCGCCGCCTGCGCAATAAAAAAAGAAACATAGAGTTGGAGCAGCAACTATTGCGTAGCCAGATGGAGCCGCATTTTATTTTCAATACTTTATCTGTACTGCAAAGCTTTATCCGCAACAACGAACCTGAAAAGGCTACCAAATACCTGAACCAGTTTGCCAGACTACTGCGTATTAACCTGGAAAATTCGCGTGAAAACCTGGTGGCATTGAAAGAAGAAGTAGAAGCGCTGGAAAACTACCTAAGCCTGCAGGCTATGCGCTTTGAAGGTGTTTTTGAATACCGGGTGCATGCTTTTGAAGGATATGAAGAAGAAGAGATTTATATACCTCCCATGCTATTGCAACCATTTGTAGAAAACGCTATCCAGCATGGCATGCGCAACCTTGCCTATAAAGGACATATAGAAGTGAATATCCGCTTAAAAGGGCAGGCCCTGTATTGCACCATAGAAGACAATGGCGCGGGCCTGCAACAGCATGAAAAACAGGTAGCCAAAAAGTCGCTGTCGGGCATTATTACACAGGAAAGGCTGGCTATTTTAAGCAGGCAAACACACCAGCCTGCTACGCTGGTGATCACCGACCGGCAGCAGCAGGGACAAAAAGGCCTGAAAGTGGAAATGGTAATCCCTGTTCGCCGCCGCTCTGTTTAA
- a CDS encoding DUF5777 family beta-barrel protein: MKQLNISGVRMVCCALLLVGYSAALQAQDSTAVEAEAVSQPVLPKKGKPVKNTFESIWLIDEQTVEVPVVRTFEMDFRHRFGTVNNGYKDFYGLFASANISLGANYVPIKNLLVGVALTKSNMTWEGYAKYALLKQVRNGKGSPVSATWYAHMAIESKESATYARFSDRMSYFNQLIIARKISEKLSVQVAPGWVHHNVVDGYSPYAGKYLKEKPNDHFMVAVGGRFKLTESMSVIANYDQPLTTDNVGNAHPNISAGLELSTSGHVFQFFAGNYYYITPQRNIVFNQNDYTERQFLIGFNITRLWNY; this comes from the coding sequence ATGAAACAATTGAATATATCCGGTGTGCGTATGGTATGTTGCGCATTACTGCTGGTAGGCTACAGTGCTGCTTTGCAGGCGCAGGACAGCACTGCTGTGGAAGCCGAAGCAGTAAGCCAGCCTGTACTGCCTAAAAAAGGGAAGCCGGTTAAAAATACATTTGAAAGCATCTGGCTTATTGATGAGCAAACAGTGGAGGTGCCAGTGGTACGAACATTTGAAATGGATTTTCGTCACCGCTTTGGAACGGTGAACAATGGTTATAAAGATTTTTATGGGCTGTTTGCTTCTGCCAACATTTCGCTGGGCGCTAACTATGTTCCTATCAAAAATTTACTGGTAGGGGTGGCGTTAACCAAAAGCAATATGACCTGGGAAGGCTACGCCAAATATGCTTTGCTAAAACAGGTGCGTAATGGCAAAGGGTCACCGGTAAGTGCTACCTGGTATGCTCATATGGCCATAGAAAGCAAGGAGAGTGCTACCTATGCGCGCTTTTCCGATCGCATGTCGTACTTCAATCAGTTAATCATTGCTCGTAAAATAAGCGAGAAGCTATCTGTACAAGTGGCGCCGGGCTGGGTACATCATAATGTGGTAGATGGTTATTCCCCTTATGCAGGCAAGTACCTGAAAGAAAAGCCTAATGATCACTTTATGGTAGCGGTGGGTGGCAGGTTTAAACTGACTGAATCTATGTCGGTGATTGCCAACTACGACCAGCCGCTTACTACAGACAATGTAGGCAATGCACATCCCAATATTTCAGCAGGTCTGGAGTTGTCTACCAGCGGACACGTATTCCAGTTTTTTGCAGGTAACTACTATTATATCACCCCACAGCGCAACATCGTGTTTAACCAGAACGATTACACCGAAAGGCAGTTTCTGATTGGTTTCAACATCACCCGTTTGTGGAATTACTAG
- a CDS encoding DUF3037 domain-containing protein: MQEKHLFEYAILRVVPRVEREEFINVGVVLYSRPRFLQAVYYLDEQRLATLCNTMDIAEVKAYLEAFERICNAAPGSGPIGKLGVAERFRWLTATRSTILQTSRVHPGYCANPQETLHKLHQQLVL; the protein is encoded by the coding sequence ATGCAAGAGAAGCACTTATTTGAGTATGCCATTCTTCGCGTAGTGCCCCGGGTGGAACGTGAAGAGTTTATCAACGTAGGCGTAGTACTTTATTCCAGGCCACGCTTTTTACAGGCGGTGTATTACCTGGATGAACAAAGGCTGGCTACGCTATGCAATACAATGGATATAGCCGAAGTAAAGGCCTATCTGGAAGCTTTTGAGCGGATATGCAATGCCGCACCTGGCAGCGGGCCTATTGGCAAGTTAGGGGTGGCTGAACGCTTTCGCTGGCTTACAGCTACACGCAGCACCATTTTACAAACCTCCAGGGTACATCCGGGATATTGCGCCAACCCGCAGGAAACCCTGCACAAGCTTCACCAGCAGCTGGTGTTGTAA
- a CDS encoding LytR/AlgR family response regulator transcription factor: MIRTLIIDDEPAIRRDTSRLMENREGFFVTGTCGTLSEARVLIANTEPDLLLLDIELSDGNGFDLLEAFPARTFRVIFITAYNHYAIKAIKYGAFDYLLKPLEEEELAAALQRVQEYPLIQMQQQVVAREHLKPALHNRIVLRSQQYLQVVSFEEIWYCQGEGSYTTFYLSDNRKVTVSRPMKEYEDLLPESWFIRTHQSYMVNHYCIERLHKDGYIILRNGTEIPVSTRKKEYVMQFLTGQLRRSS; encoded by the coding sequence ATGATTAGAACATTGATTATAGATGATGAGCCTGCTATCCGGAGAGATACCAGCCGCCTGATGGAAAACCGGGAGGGCTTTTTTGTTACCGGCACCTGTGGCACCCTGTCGGAGGCGCGGGTATTGATAGCCAACACCGAACCGGATTTGCTGTTGCTGGATATTGAATTGAGTGATGGTAATGGTTTTGACCTGCTGGAAGCCTTTCCCGCCCGCACCTTCCGGGTTATTTTTATCACTGCTTACAACCACTATGCTATTAAGGCTATAAAATACGGTGCATTCGATTACCTGTTAAAACCATTGGAGGAAGAAGAACTGGCAGCAGCACTACAACGGGTGCAGGAATATCCGTTGATACAAATGCAGCAACAGGTAGTGGCCCGCGAACATTTAAAACCTGCTTTGCATAACCGCATAGTGCTGCGTTCGCAACAATATTTGCAGGTGGTGAGCTTTGAGGAAATATGGTATTGCCAGGGAGAAGGTAGTTATACTACTTTCTATTTATCGGACAACAGGAAGGTTACCGTGTCGCGCCCCATGAAAGAATATGAAGATCTGTTGCCTGAAAGCTGGTTTATACGCACACACCAGTCATACATGGTAAATCATTATTGCATAGAACGGTTGCATAAAGATGGATATATCATTTTACGCAATGGCACAGAAATACCTGTGTCTACCCGTAAAAAAGAATATGTAATGCAATTTCTTACCGGTCAGTTACGCCGGTCGTCCTGA
- a CDS encoding YceI family protein produces the protein MKTRHKPIRVLIAASLLCSGIIFYTSSCTHDDAVLPASSTGSESTDPTYYVTRGSDVVKFAATAANGVYTFDKVHSNVGWETRYAAIGAKLTGKFNWFGFSEFNFDEATPSNTKFRAWVQLNQVNTGESGRDGGCLLTAFNTDAASDAAKSGEPANDYNKAVIQSKTVTYNSAENVYNVVCDFTFMGITKEVTAKLGYAGKGTYTNGTNLLRSFDLRFSISLTDHPLKADQDQVNDKVDITCNANFKQ, from the coding sequence ATGAAAACCAGGCACAAACCTATCCGGGTTCTTATAGCTGCTTCTTTATTGTGTAGTGGAATTATCTTTTATACATCTTCCTGTACCCACGACGATGCCGTGTTGCCAGCCAGCAGCACCGGCTCTGAAAGCACAGATCCTACCTATTATGTAACACGCGGTTCTGATGTGGTAAAGTTTGCTGCTACTGCTGCTAATGGGGTGTATACATTTGATAAAGTACACTCCAATGTAGGGTGGGAAACACGTTATGCCGCTATAGGAGCCAAGCTAACCGGTAAATTTAACTGGTTTGGATTCAGTGAATTTAACTTTGATGAAGCTACCCCTTCCAATACTAAGTTCAGGGCATGGGTGCAGTTAAACCAGGTAAACACCGGCGAAAGTGGCAGGGATGGTGGATGTTTATTAACTGCCTTTAATACCGATGCTGCATCAGACGCAGCCAAAAGTGGTGAACCTGCCAACGATTATAACAAAGCGGTGATTCAATCTAAAACTGTTACCTATAATTCAGCAGAGAATGTATACAACGTAGTGTGCGACTTCACTTTCATGGGAATAACCAAGGAAGTGACTGCCAAACTGGGCTATGCAGGCAAAGGCACTTATACCAATGGTACCAACCTGCTCAGAAGCTTTGATCTGCGCTTTTCTATTTCTCTTACCGACCATCCTTTAAAGGCCGATCAGGATCAGGTGAATGACAAAGTGGACATTACCTGTAACGCCAACTTCAAACAATAA
- a CDS encoding HipA family kinase: MNYSVPQLRTVTVMRYITPLREGGSMPALAEADDEFMYVLKFRGAGQGVKALIAELIGGEIARLLGLKVPELVFANLDEGFGRTEGDEEIQDLLKASTGLNLALHFLSGSITFDPTVTTIPSQLASLIVWLDCLLVNVDRTARNTNMLLWHKELWLIDHGACLYFHHSWQNQQEMATRPFALIKDHVLLPQAGDLEAINTSSKVLLTEERIRNIVNLVPDEWLTTAESPFATVEEHREAYTQFLLTRLNHSEVFVKAAQHAREALI; the protein is encoded by the coding sequence ATGAACTATAGTGTACCACAACTAAGAACGGTTACGGTCATGCGCTATATAACTCCCCTGCGCGAGGGCGGCTCTATGCCAGCGTTGGCTGAGGCTGATGATGAGTTTATGTATGTGCTTAAATTCCGAGGTGCGGGACAAGGTGTAAAGGCGTTGATAGCGGAACTTATTGGCGGCGAAATAGCCCGTCTGCTGGGCTTGAAAGTGCCCGAACTGGTGTTTGCCAACCTGGATGAGGGCTTTGGCCGCACAGAGGGTGATGAGGAGATACAAGACCTGTTAAAGGCCAGCACAGGCCTGAACCTGGCCCTGCATTTTTTATCAGGCTCTATTACATTCGACCCAACTGTTACCACCATCCCCTCGCAGCTGGCTTCGCTGATTGTATGGCTGGACTGCCTGCTGGTGAATGTAGACCGTACAGCCCGCAACACCAATATGCTGTTATGGCATAAAGAACTATGGCTGATTGATCACGGCGCCTGCCTGTATTTTCACCATTCGTGGCAGAACCAGCAGGAAATGGCTACACGCCCGTTTGCATTGATTAAAGACCATGTGCTGCTGCCACAGGCGGGAGATCTGGAAGCAATCAATACCAGCAGCAAAGTCCTCCTTACAGAAGAAAGGATACGAAACATAGTAAACCTGGTTCCTGATGAATGGTTAACTACTGCCGAATCGCCTTTTGCCACTGTAGAGGAACACCGGGAAGCCTATACTCAATTTCTATTAACCCGTTTAAACCATTCCGAAGTTTTTGTTAAAGCAGCACAACATGCAAGAGAAGCACTTATTTGA
- a CDS encoding c-type cytochrome domain-containing protein gives MKRTILTVMIMAMAGCALLTGCYKDVRMADSSSSDGSSGGSDGGAVPADSVTFAKYVVPLFTSNCVTCHGGNEAPDLRADNAYKSLINGKYVVAGDAASSILYQKVSSGSMPPDGPMKTTDIDKIKNWINNGALNN, from the coding sequence ATGAAACGTACGATACTCACAGTCATGATAATGGCTATGGCTGGCTGCGCCTTGCTAACAGGTTGTTACAAGGATGTAAGAATGGCCGACAGTTCAAGTAGCGACGGCAGTTCGGGTGGTAGTGATGGAGGTGCAGTGCCTGCCGATTCGGTAACATTTGCGAAATATGTAGTGCCGCTTTTTACCAGCAATTGTGTTACCTGCCACGGCGGCAATGAAGCGCCCGACCTGCGTGCAGACAATGCTTATAAATCGTTGATCAATGGCAAGTATGTGGTAGCGGGTGATGCCGCCAGCAGCATTCTTTACCAGAAAGTAAGTTCCGGTTCTATGCCACCCGATGGTCCTATGAAGACCACTGATATTGACAAAATTAAAAACTGGATCAACAACGGGGCATTGAATAATTAA
- a CDS encoding 4Fe-4S dicluster domain-containing protein, which yields MSNSTNELTSRRAFLSGAAMAAVGSVAAIACNSNKHPFTPEDESVVPSGEKVKLLSVNGDVIEVDKAFLKPVPDMPPISNDEARVGIAGKKFVMVIDLSRCKNLKKCQSACNHMHHIQDGQNWIKVYAMGEEAEHTAPYWQPTTCMHCDVPPCVKVCPVDATFKRQDGVVLIDSDRCIGCRFCMAACPYSTRVFNWSEPVLTEDVASTHYNCETSVPQKKGTVGKCDFCADMTRKGELPHCVSACPNGVFFFGDINEDSVSNGAETFRFSELIRDKAGYRLLEDLGTHPNVYYLPPVNRNFPFEVGKENDKG from the coding sequence ATGAGCAACTCAACTAATGAACTTACCAGCAGGCGCGCGTTTTTATCCGGCGCTGCTATGGCTGCCGTGGGCAGCGTGGCGGCTATAGCTTGCAACAGTAATAAACATCCTTTTACGCCGGAAGATGAAAGCGTTGTGCCATCCGGCGAAAAAGTAAAGCTGTTATCGGTAAATGGTGATGTGATAGAAGTGGATAAGGCTTTTTTAAAACCAGTGCCTGATATGCCGCCCATCAGCAACGACGAAGCACGGGTGGGCATTGCGGGCAAAAAGTTTGTAATGGTAATTGATTTAAGCCGTTGTAAAAACCTGAAAAAATGCCAGTCTGCCTGTAATCACATGCACCATATCCAGGACGGACAAAACTGGATTAAAGTATATGCTATGGGAGAAGAAGCGGAGCATACAGCGCCCTACTGGCAACCCACCACCTGTATGCATTGTGATGTGCCACCTTGTGTAAAAGTATGCCCTGTAGATGCCACGTTTAAGCGTCAGGACGGGGTGGTGCTGATAGACAGTGACCGCTGTATAGGTTGCCGCTTTTGCATGGCTGCCTGCCCTTACAGCACCCGTGTGTTTAACTGGAGCGAACCTGTGTTAACGGAGGATGTAGCCAGCACGCATTATAACTGCGAAACCAGTGTGCCACAGAAAAAAGGCACAGTAGGTAAATGTGATTTTTGTGCAGACATGACGCGCAAAGGAGAATTACCACACTGTGTAAGCGCTTGTCCCAACGGCGTGTTCTTCTTTGGTGACATTAATGAAGACAGTGTTTCCAATGGTGCCGAAACTTTCCGCTTTAGCGAGCTGATCAGGGATAAAGCCGGTTATCGCCTGCTGGAAGACCTGGGCACGCATCCTAACGTGTATTACCTGCCACCGGTAAACAGAAACTTTCCATTTGAGGTGGGTAAGGAAAACGATAAAGGATAA
- a CDS encoding DUF1266 domain-containing protein, protein MNQENATEQYLQQLRNMGFNEDMIEVYRKQMTQYVNMANDWATQAQQQNSDALHNFLNTDVDGQPEAFTIHLNAVSDLTYEEKWAIACGADLAFANGQYLNDIATGLGKQACRQLLSDWWDIDSAEELVETIEWLQEEGHRLQYDTICQALNTISVKESKTFLRSYAVNNEEEEEAVMEKLRNTRDALELFREKQIIGSTEQPDALIWDFARIINLCRGGFDAGYLPKQQALQYIVHCIPAIKSTYSSWKELSVAYQFARCVWNGVDVDSVALFQEGMKTLLSSPESPWVALSWDAI, encoded by the coding sequence ATGAATCAGGAGAATGCAACAGAACAATACTTGCAGCAACTGCGCAACATGGGCTTTAATGAGGATATGATAGAAGTATACCGTAAGCAGATGACGCAGTATGTGAACATGGCCAATGATTGGGCCACTCAGGCACAGCAGCAGAATAGCGACGCTTTACATAACTTTTTAAATACGGATGTCGACGGCCAGCCGGAAGCGTTTACCATACATCTGAACGCCGTATCCGACCTCACCTATGAAGAGAAATGGGCTATTGCCTGCGGGGCCGATCTGGCCTTTGCCAACGGGCAATATCTGAATGATATCGCTACCGGTTTGGGCAAGCAGGCATGCAGGCAACTGCTGTCCGACTGGTGGGATATCGACAGTGCAGAAGAGTTGGTGGAAACCATTGAATGGCTACAGGAAGAAGGGCATCGCTTGCAATACGATACCATTTGCCAGGCCCTGAATACGATTTCTGTAAAAGAAAGCAAAACCTTTTTGCGTTCTTACGCCGTTAACAACGAGGAGGAGGAAGAAGCCGTAATGGAAAAGCTGCGTAACACGCGCGATGCACTTGAGCTTTTTCGCGAAAAGCAGATTATTGGCAGCACAGAGCAACCCGATGCTTTAATATGGGATTTTGCCCGCATTATCAACCTTTGTCGTGGTGGCTTTGATGCAGGTTATCTGCCTAAACAACAGGCTTTGCAATACATTGTTCACTGCATCCCGGCTATTAAAAGCACCTATTCTTCCTGGAAAGAATTATCAGTAGCTTATCAGTTTGCCCGTTGCGTATGGAATGGGGTAGATGTAGATAGCGTTGCCTTATTCCAGGAAGGAATGAAAACATTGCTGTCCAGTCCGGAAAGCCCCTGGGTAGCCTTATCCTGGGATGCTATATAA
- a CDS encoding Hpt domain-containing protein, with translation MQSDTMKLPAHFDATIMSGLMVNNKEQLNEMFAMIIKELNKSVAILETNVCNNELQNLKAEGHKLYGTTLIAGLPCLGSLAQQFEHLQYISEKEAGLLVLQTKEEVQLVNQLIGNYIQQA, from the coding sequence ATGCAATCCGATACAATGAAACTGCCTGCTCATTTTGATGCCACTATTATGTCTGGCCTGATGGTGAACAATAAAGAACAATTGAACGAGATGTTTGCCATGATAATAAAAGAACTGAACAAGTCGGTGGCCATATTGGAGACGAATGTGTGCAATAACGAGTTGCAAAATTTGAAAGCGGAAGGACATAAACTATATGGCACTACATTGATTGCCGGTTTGCCTTGCCTGGGAAGCCTGGCGCAGCAGTTTGAACATTTGCAATATATTTCGGAAAAAGAAGCTGGCCTTTTAGTGCTGCAAACAAAAGAAGAAGTACAGCTGGTAAATCAATTAATTGGAAACTATATTCAACAAGCCTGA
- a CDS encoding DoxX family protein has product MKSKQLVVGHWIAVSLFALLMLMDAIGGLTHAQAGVDSIKKLGYPEYVLTIIGVAKLIGVAAIVQPQYPILREWGYAGFAINFVIAFLSWLLVGGWYGPLLPPIIMLLFMCLPYILWKKSETELD; this is encoded by the coding sequence ATGAAATCAAAACAGTTAGTTGTTGGCCATTGGATTGCCGTGTCTTTATTTGCCTTGTTGATGTTAATGGATGCCATTGGTGGCCTTACACATGCCCAGGCAGGGGTGGATTCCATTAAAAAACTCGGTTATCCCGAGTATGTGCTTACCATTATAGGCGTTGCCAAACTAATAGGTGTGGCTGCTATTGTGCAACCACAATACCCCATCCTGCGGGAATGGGGCTATGCGGGGTTTGCCATTAATTTTGTTATTGCCTTTCTTTCGTGGCTGCTGGTAGGTGGTTGGTATGGCCCCTTGCTACCCCCTATTATTATGTTGTTGTTTATGTGTTTACCTTATATACTCTGGAAAAAGAGTGAAACAGAACTGGATTAA
- the nrfD gene encoding NrfD/PsrC family molybdoenzyme membrane anchor subunit: MENELTVTEEQKIIADLLPRPFGRAGKIWVAALSVVCLLGVFAYYRQLRYGLQVTAMRDYVSWGLYISNFVFFVAISLVGSLITAILRIANVTWSTPLTRIAEMIAIAAIMFAAMIIVIDMGRPERLLNVFAHGRIQSPIIWDVVVITTYFFVSLLLLYLPLLPDIQILRAHQVAAVKPFQKLYKFMGAFWKKTPEQHRISSKAISILCITIIPVAFCIHTVTSWLFATTFRPGWDSTNFGAYFISGAFLAGSGAVVVAMFVVRKAYQLDKYITDVHFDKMGRILVLLALLYLYFNVNEYLVPAFKMKEGEGAHLNQLFRGDWALKFWTTILVSMVIPIVMLVFKKGRKPLPMFIAGLMVVAGAWFKRYIIVVPSMLHPFLPMHDVPASYKYYFPSWEEWAIAGGSLAGALLVITLLVRIFPVIPIRETIDEMKTD; the protein is encoded by the coding sequence GTGGAAAATGAATTAACAGTAACGGAAGAGCAAAAAATTATAGCCGATCTATTGCCCAGGCCATTTGGCAGGGCCGGCAAAATATGGGTGGCTGCATTAAGTGTAGTTTGCCTGCTGGGGGTGTTTGCCTATTACCGGCAGCTGCGTTATGGGCTGCAGGTAACCGCTATGCGCGATTATGTATCGTGGGGCTTATACATTTCCAACTTTGTGTTTTTTGTGGCTATAAGCCTGGTGGGATCGTTGATTACAGCCATATTGCGCATAGCCAATGTAACCTGGAGCACCCCCTTAACCCGTATTGCTGAAATGATAGCTATTGCGGCTATTATGTTCGCGGCCATGATTATTGTAATTGATATGGGCCGGCCCGAAAGGCTGCTGAACGTATTTGCCCACGGGCGCATTCAATCGCCCATTATATGGGATGTGGTGGTGATCACTACTTATTTCTTTGTGAGTCTTTTATTGCTATACCTGCCTTTGCTGCCAGATATACAGATATTGCGCGCGCACCAGGTAGCTGCCGTAAAACCTTTTCAGAAGCTGTATAAGTTCATGGGGGCTTTCTGGAAAAAAACACCCGAACAACACCGCATCAGCAGCAAAGCCATCAGCATACTTTGTATCACTATTATACCGGTGGCCTTTTGTATTCACACGGTAACCTCGTGGTTGTTTGCTACTACTTTCCGGCCCGGATGGGACAGCACCAACTTTGGCGCTTACTTTATTTCCGGTGCTTTTCTGGCGGGCAGCGGCGCCGTGGTAGTTGCCATGTTTGTGGTACGTAAAGCATATCAGCTGGACAAGTATATTACAGATGTACACTTTGACAAAATGGGCCGTATTCTGGTGCTGCTGGCTTTGTTGTATCTATATTTCAATGTGAATGAATACCTGGTACCTGCCTTTAAAATGAAAGAAGGAGAAGGCGCGCATCTGAACCAGCTTTTCCGTGGTGACTGGGCTTTGAAGTTTTGGACCACCATTCTGGTATCTATGGTAATACCTATTGTGATGCTGGTGTTTAAGAAAGGCCGTAAGCCGTTGCCTATGTTCATTGCAGGATTGATGGTAGTGGCCGGTGCCTGGTTTAAAAGATACATTATTGTGGTGCCTTCTATGCTGCATCCCTTTTTGCCTATGCACGATGTGCCCGCCAGCTATAAATACTATTTCCCCAGCTGGGAAGAGTGGGCTATTGCCGGTGGTTCACTGGCAGGCGCGTTGCTGGTAATTACGCTGCTGGTGAGAATCTTTCCTGTTATCCCTATCAGGGAAACTATTGACGAAATGAAAACTGATTAA